The DNA sequence tttcaatattttctccctcattttccaaaatctaaaaaaacatatttactcaaattatttcactaatattcacaaatcattttattactatgtacaaaattttcatcttatttactTTCCTAAACATCTCCAAATCTATTAGGCCAGCGGGGCcaagattttaattaaaaagaaatgatatttgtcaTTTTAGAATGTACAAGTCCTatgcatttcttttgaaaaaagtatataaacctgtgatctacataaaaatattattcttttaattgtggcccgtatttttttaaaataagtgtgtATGATTTGCACACTCTAAGATTGTATTTAACATGAGTCTTGCTAGGCACAAACGTTTAGGTGCACTAAACTGCGTACCGAtgttgacatgatttttttattgaaaaaaacaaaagaaggaaaattttaCGAGAAGAAAAAAGTCCTTTGtctcatgaaaataattttcatctcaattcacagTTTTATTAAACGAATGCCTTATATGGCAGCATCAGTGCGCGAACTCgcttaaaaaaaactttttcattcaacattactcttattttaaacTCCCTTTCCTGATTTCCAAAAATAGACTCTTGAGAATTAATTGAAGCCCCCTCTTGATTAGGGGTAGGATTAAAATACAGCTTCCATGTGTATTTTTGTCGTCTTATTATTTTAAGGAATCACAATTCATCCCCAGATAATAATTTCTTGCAATACGATctctaaaatgtaaaatttatttaattttcaacagcTAAAATTGCAACCATACTCTCATTTAATTCAATCCTGTAGAAGTACTAAAacaatcataattaatagagaAATGCTAAACTTACACATGGGGCTCTcgataatgatttttttacttagacatgaaaaagtattttttaatgatgttgtgatttttttaaatatttaaaagtgttaaaacaatacataaaaaaaaaaccgaaaaataaaaaaaaattgcactgtAGGGATCCGTCGGGATCCCTCATGTGTGGTTGTAGAGCCACTCGAATTAATATTAGTGCataggaaaggaaaataaaatatatttttaccatccaactaaaaataaatattcttatatatatataatatatatatatcttcccattgaaaaaaaaaagcatcaatATATGCTCATGAGCTTTCAAACTCTTGATGTCTTCAGATTATTAATCATTTGAGCTTATAACACATGATAAGATAAACTTGTGAGTGTAGAACTCTCCCTCTACATTTTGtgcagtgttttttttttttttatcaattaccAATTTGAGCTTCCCAAAAGTGCTTATAAAAAGGAATTGCTGAAGAAATTGCTCTGGAAAACGTGATACTGCAAAAGTAGAATCTTCAAAGAGCGTAAATTAGCAAATGTCTTCATCAGCAAACATACGTAATCTTTTTAACTACAACATCCTCCAATCTCCTCCACAAAAGCTTTAAGATTTTTGTGCGAAGACCCACCTTCCTTGGCAGCTTCCCTAGCCAACTCCTTCCATTTCTTAGCATTCCTTCTCATTTCTTCCCCTCGCTCCCCACCTCCAGCTACCAATTCCAAGCACCTCTTGATCTCATCACTTTCTACAATGCCATCCTTGTTTGCTGTCACCCTCAAGCCTGTTTTCCACACATCTTCAATCAGTTTTGCGTTTGTTCCTTGATCTGTCCACTGTGGGAAAGCAACCACTGGCACCCCAGAGACCAAACTCTCCAAACTCGAATTCCAGCCACAATGTGTCACAAAGCATGCCAATGAAGGATGTGACAGAACCTCCACTTGAGAACACCATGGCACTATCATTCCCTTTTGCTCCAATTCCTCTCTGCaactcaatctctcttcttctttctcttcttctccattttccttGGCTCTTATGACCCACAAGAAGGGACGTCCGCAATCCAACAATCCGCGTGCCATTTCCTCCATCTGCTGCTTTGCTAGCGTCGATATGCTCCCGAACGAGACGTAAATAACAGATGAGTTAGGCTTGGAGTTCAGCCATTCGATGTAGTACTCCTTGGAGCCTTGGAAAAGATCTCCGCCAAAAGCTTTATCGGATGGATCCTTTCCGTCCAAAAAGGCCGATGGAATCAGCGGTCCAACCGCAGTAAGATTAAATTTTTCGATCACTCTCAAGGCTTCGGGCTCTAATGCATCAAAGGTATTGACAAGCACTGTCGGGTTGCTTTCTTTTTCGAGTGCTTCGATTTGCTCTTGAAATGACGGGAGTGCAAAAGTATACGTATTTGAATCAAGCAAAAAGGAGGGAAGGTCACGACTAGAGAGCAACGGCAGTCCCGGTAATTGTAACGAGTATGAGGGATCAGTGCCCTTTTTCCTGATGTCGTCTCCATAGCCATTGAAGTAGTAGTAGTATATGTCCAAAACCGTGGCAGGTTGAATCCAGAGAAGTGCTGACGGGAGGTGAAGTTCGTGGGCCACGTTCCCCGCCCAAGGCAGGAGAAGTGTGTACACTAAGTACTGAAAGGGGCGGCCCTCGTTTGTGCTGGACACGATGAGATCGGTGAGAGTTTTGGAGCCACTTCGCTTGATCGCGGACATGTAGTGCTCTGCATCATCAGTACCAGGCTTAAACCCATCGTCGTAGCCATCGGAGAAGGTGGCGAAGGACAAACCTTGAGGAGTAGGGGTTTTGGTCATGCGACGGTAGGCGGAGACGCTGGTGGCGAGGGTGACATGCGCCCCCAAGCGAATGAGGCGCTTAGCAAACTGGAGGCCAGGGTTGATATGGCCCTGCGCAGGGAATGTTACGAGGAGTACGTGGCGGTACTTCTccatggtggtggtggtgggcgGTGGAGCTTGAGCGTgaggtgtttgtgtttgagagTACTGCAGTCTGGTAGCTAGATAGGCCAGGTCTGTGAAGTTGTGGGACATGCAATTTAGCTGTCATGTGGGCAAGCTTTAATAGAAGATTGCGATAGGGGTTCTGACGTTTGTAGTGACGATTTGGGGAAAGCGGGATTGTGCTTTGAATAATACTATTCTTACCGATGAGttatgtatggtagtaatactatattgtttacatatactaaactattattagtttatttacactaagtataagtatattattttataataattagttcatattagtatattattgaatttagcAATAAAAGTtgtagttatataactatataaatatactagtatatatgataaatatataaataaaaacatatttttataacatatgtacaatattggAATTGGATTCGGAGGATAAAGTCAGATCGGATCGGAGTCGGTCCAACGACACCTCCGACTCtgagtgaaaaattaaaagaaaatctgaCTACGATTATGATTTTTTGGAATCGAAATGAAGTCAAAACGGAATCAGAATTGAGCCGGATACtcagatttttgctcagcctaGCATCAAAATAAGCTTACCTCatgaatatctatatatttaggGTAGGTTGTGGCTCGATCCCATAGCTACTTTGTCACTTGATCATGGACATCCTCAAACCATTTATTATGACGTTCtgtcccatgcatgcatgcatgcatgctgaacTAAGGAACATATATAGAACCCAACTTGAACTATTATCATTTTGAACTTTCAATTCATGCATTGTAAGGGGATTTGTCCCCCACTAAGCCCAAGAAGCCTGTGGATGAAGGAAAAGCAAGATCAAAAGTCCAGCTCAAGGTAAATATTCCTTAACCCGGCCCACGGGAAAGCTCCTCTGAACACAACCTGCAGGAAGAGTGGTGCTGCAGGGGATAGGACTCATCGGTCTGAGGACCCCTCGAGTAGTGTCAAGTCCTCAAGTACCTGCCCTCACAGTAGGCGTGATATACTCGAGCCATTGATCTACTAACAAAGAAGGCATGAACGAACTAGATGTGAGACAGACTAAGAGAAGGAGATCGGAGAACCACGCTGCATTAATGACTCCACCACCCAAGCAACACGTCACATTTATGACAACATCGTAGAGCCGTACCGCATTTAAAGGTTCTGACACAAGGAACAGTGCGAGGAATGCGGACTTCATGGGAGCATGCATGGTCTGCTCCCCAGAcatatagtataaatagcagatCCCAGGtacgagaatatctctctgatccctagacaccttcacttatttataaacttccaaGAATctttactgactttggcatcggaggttaCCCGGCCCCCTAGGCTGCCCTTTCCAAGTTACACTTCTCTCCATCTTTTGCAGGCCCATTATTGAAGACGTGAGCTATCAGAGCTTGGCCCATAGGTGTGCAAAACACGGCGTTAACAATGGCGCCATATGTAGGATTCGTAATAGGTCGTAATAGATCTTGTGTGTCCTTCTCATGCCTGCGACAACCCGTTCCAAACAACTCAAGAGAGGCATGGGAGATGCTATGGAAGTAAGGTTGAAGATTATGGAGGAATGGGTAACAAAGCTAATTGGTGAAGTACAAACACACTACAAGGAGAATGAGGAGCTCAGAAAACCCCAACAGGAGCAGGATGGTAGGGCAGGATCCAGTGACACTGAGCATGTGGGATCTCAAAACACGCAAGCGGGACTTAATAAGGAAGAGGAGCAGAATAATATGCAGGACGAGCTCCATAGCCTCAAAGGAAAATACGAGGAGATAGCAAGGAAGGTAGGTACGTCGTCTATGGTAGACCAGTTGTTCAAAAGCACGGGTCTACCCTCTACTAAAGAAGTAATGGTGGTGCCTTTACCACCAAAGTTTCGAGTATGCACTATGAAGATATCTGATGGAGGAAGGGACCCCTTTGATCACCTGGAAACTTTCAGAGCTCACATGATGTTGCATGGTTACCCCAGGGAAGTAGCTTGTAGGGCATTTCTGTTGATCCTGAAAGGGTCGGCACATGCATGGTTTGGGTCACTAACACCTGGATCGGTGGATAGCTTTGGCAAACTAGCCAGACTATTCCTAACTTAGTTCATTTTCAATCGAAAGAGGAGGCGCCTGGTTGTGTATCTCCTCACCATCCAACAAATAGAGGATGAAAGCCTGAAGTTATATCTATCTCGGTTCAACAAAGAGCGCATGATTACCGATGACTAAGATGAGAAGATAACTTTGGCAGTGCTCCTGGGAGGGGTCTGGCCACAATCCCAGTTTATAGCGGAACTAGCCAGAAGGACTCCCATGACATTGCTAGAGTTCATGGACCAGGCCGAAAACTTCATCAATGCGGAGGACTCCACGAAAAAGGGGGCGAATGTCCCAACCAAGGCCAAGCCCCACGAAAAATGGGCGAAGGACTCCCAAGAAAAGTGGCAGGAAAAAGTCTTGACAAAGGGACCCAGACCACGATATGACCGACCCACATTCCCCATTCAAAAGGAAGATGACATGGGGACAAATAAACACATaaagtagaaaagaaaggaagaaaaggaaactAAAACTCAACCATGATCAACAAAACTGAAGGTATATtcatatacatatttttcaaattacactAAAAGCCCATgcatgcttgaaaaaaaaatgggagcTAAAATTATGGAGGAGCATCGCGGAAGGCTAGAGGCATCTGTTCTTTGCCTAAAGTTTGCATATGGCAATAAGACTGGTGGTTTGGATGGAGCGTTGGAAGGTCAGTCTCGGGGTTCTCCTTCAGTTGATCTCACAGACGCTCAAGATCTTCCCTGTACCCATAAATCCAAGCATCATCAAGAAGGGCAGGAGCCAATTTGAGTTGAGACTGGATGAGATTCGCCTGCTCCTGAGCGGCATCTAGAGAAAACTCCAAATGGGCAGCTTCAAATTGGAGCCGCTGAGTAGAAGTCCTTAATTTCTCTCCTGACATGGTAATCCTGATATACTTGTGAAGCATTCGAGAACGAGCCTCACGCCGTGCCTCTTATCCCTTGCTGACATCTTGACCGCCTCTGTATGTCTGTTCAGCCCTTCTTGGACGGATTCTAGCTCACACTCCAACCTCACAACTTCTTCTGGGGAATTTCCATTCTCGGTAAGAAGAAGATTGACCCCTACTGAAGGTTGTCGAGCTCCTTCCTAGTGGATTGCAACTCATGGGCCTTTGAACCGATCTGAAGATCCTTCTCCTTGATCTCCAAATCCCTCAGTTGGATCTCTTTGCCCTTTAGCGTGATCTCCAGGTCCTTCATCTGAATCTCATGATTCTTCGGCCTGATCTCCCAATCCTTCACCTCGATCTCCTTCCTCTGAGCCCGTATCTTTTTACGATAGAATTCATTGTCCTTCACCAGAGAGTCACACTACACGGATAGGTCATGGAGGTCGTCACTCATCTTCTTTGCCTTCAGGTGCATGATGTTGTTCAATGCCATTTGAGCCCTAAGCTCTTCTTCAAGAAATTCCCAGTCCTTAGCAACCATCTAAGTAACAGAAGAAGAATACACTTACGTTGGCAAAGAGAGGCCTGAACTTCTAAACTTGAGCCGCGATTGACTATGTCTAGGCCATCTCAAAACCTGGCCCCATCTTCTGCTCCTTAGCTCCCCCAGAATGGGAACATAATCCTACACCCACCAAAGCCAAACCAATTTGGAGAAGTACGGACGGCGAGACAGGCTCCTCCCTACCTCAAAGACTAATAGATCGAAGGAGGAGGGACCATATTTGGAGCAGCCAGAAGGATCGGCTCAGAGACTAAACAAGGAATCACCTCTGTGATAGTCGGCTTTCCCAGCTCAGAAACTTGGGGAGGGGTCGGCTCCATGATCTCTGAAGAGGTCGGGACCTCTTGGAAGATTTGTTCCATAACCTCCTAGGTGGTCGGCTCAACCTCCTGGGGGGTTGGCTCCATAACCTATTGGGAGGTCGGCTCCATGACTTCTGGAAAGGTCAGCTCCACAATTTTCGAAGGAGTTGGCTCCACAGCCTTTAGAGGGGTGGCCTCCATAGCTGTTGCAGAAGATTGATCGGGAATGGTGCCAAGATCCATCGGCTCTAGGACCCCACCATCCGGCGGCTCATATCGGGGTACCTCCACCAGGCTAAGCATCTATTCAAATGAAGGAAAAACCCCCATCGTCGGACCGGACTCACGAGCAATCGGATTACAAAAAGTTTTGGAGAAAAGGAAGGCAATGGCAATGTCATCCTCCTTGTCTTCCCCTGTAGAAcctaaaagagaaaaaagattgaCTTATAGAGCGTAACAAGGAGGGAAGAATGTCATAGTTTACCAAATCTCAACTATGTTACCTATTGGTGCGTCTGCCAGTGGAACTTGGCAGGCAGGAAGAGAACTCGTCGTGGGAGTAGCTCAGCGAGAACTACTCTCCCCCTTACAAGGGGCCCCAGATGAAGATGGACATGTGGAACTCTCAGAGGCCCTTTGGGCAGGAACCTGGGAACCTAAGCGAATGCCCTTGGGGGCCCTGTGACCTTGTGCTTTAGATGCCGAGGGAGGAGCACCACCGTACTCTCTAAAAGGAGACCCCGCTGGCGGGCAAAGTGATGAACCAGAAGGTTAGTCACGACTCTGGGCCGGTGGAGCAGTTTGGAGTGGCCTGGACGGACGAGAGTGAGGGCCCCCAGCCACAGGGAGAGTAGACCTAGGGGAGCCTTCGTCAGATCTTGGTCGCTTCTCCCAAACACTTTTCGGCGAAGAGGTGGCCAGGCGTTGTTCCTTATGGGGAGAAGGAGGAACCATCAAGAACTCCCGAACGAGCACATGCGAACTGTAATGAAGCATTATATAACGCCGAATATTAATGTCCATCAGCAACATATCAATTTCAAAGAGGGTGCGGTGAGCCACCGCCCAAGACGTCACGGTAACAACCCTAAGTTTTTCTCTTTCCGACAATTTGATGGAAAGAGATTTGGAACTTGGCACTTTGGCCCAGACCGCTAGGATTGGGAACTCCCGACCTTCCAACCCTTATTCCGGGAACTCACAGCTCGgagccaaaacaaaaaacaaatgttGTTGCCAATCTTTTATCGAAGAATAACACTTCTCCAGGGAGACGAAGTGTTTCTTCGAAGATTGGGATTGGAAACTGCAGAGATTCCCATCAAGCTGAGTGATGCGGTATACCAACAAAATGCAACTAGCCATCATCAAGCGCTAGGCATTGGGATTGAGTTGCACCGGTGCCAATCTCAGGAGGTTCAGAATGTCCCTGACAGGGCGGCAGAATTGCAACCGCAGTTCGTTAGAGAACATAAGGGGATAAAGAGCAACTTGTGTCGCCAGTCCATTAGCATCCACCGCAGTGGTGTGAGGACCAGGAACCTCCAGAATGGTCTCCAGAGGGATGTTGTATAACCTACGGTACGCACAAAGGTCATCACTGGTCACGGTGGACAGCCATCGTTTCCCAGCAAGTAGTTGAAACAAGCTTCAGTATCACCTCGGTTAGCCATAGCGGAAGGAAAGAGAGGTTTGAACtatgaagttttgaaaatgaaaggGAAGAGGATGAAGGTTCAAGGAAGAAGACGAAAGAGGGGTCTAAAATGAAAAGGCGGtagagggaagaaaaagaaggaagtaATGGGCTTAAATATAGAGGACGGCTGGACATCTGAGATGGCAGCACGAAATCCGAAGGGATGTGTCAGTTATGGGAAATCAAATCAACTATCACCAACAAGGCGCATACCTTACATAGGCCAACTCCGAACAACGCGTTCTGGCACGGGAGTCCATCTGAGGGAACAACTTCAATTAATGAGAGCAGGGACAATCATTAGCTCTACACAAGGGGAAGGTGATGCGTCCAGGGATTGTTTCGTATCCCAATAACCTGGAGAAGTTGAATGGGTAAATATGCACGTGCATATATCAATGTCCTCCATCATTCCGGCACGTGGCGAGGATTTCCATAAAAGCCCCTCGATTTGAATTCAGAggaacacaaaaaatattttcttcataattttcaacTCCCAAAGGGTGCTAAAAATTCGCAGGATACTATGAAGGGAGTTATCCCTTAGTCTGACCCAGGCCCTAGCCCAAATATGGGGTCTGGGCCGAGCCGTGTAAACTTCAAAGGCCCAACTAAGGAAGATTGGTAGATAGGAAACCATGACAAACATATGGCAATGGAGACCAGACCAACAGATATAAATAGATGCCTCCTACAATCAACAAGAAGGCTAACATCTACATACATTTCTACTACTACTTTCTCTCTTGATCTCCAACATTGAAACTAACTTGAACGTCGAAGGTACCACGGACCCCAAGGTCCCCTTCTCCTCCTTCCAGAGAAGAGTCCAAGTTCTGCCAGCGTGGAGTTAACCAGACCCATGAAACACAGACATCCATAGGTAGGATTAAAATATTGCTCCCATGTGCATTTTTGTCGTCTTATTATTTTGAGGAATCACAATTCATCCCCAAAGAATAATTTCTTGCAATATGATctctaaaatgtaaaatttatttaattttcaacagcTAAAATTGCAAccatactcttattttatttcaatccTGAAGAAGTactaaaataatgataattaatagaGAAATGCTAAACCCACACATGGGGGTTCCCGACAGtagttttttctttacttagtgattaatgaagtattttttaatggtgttgtgattttttttaaatatttgaaagtgataaaacaatacatgaaaaaaaaaaaaattgcactgtCGGGATCCTCGGTGACCGGGTATCCCTCATATGTGGTTGTAGAGCCACTCTAATTAATATTAGTGcataagaaaggaaaataaaatatatttttaccatCCAACTAAcaataaatattcttatatcACTACTACATAATTACTTTTTACTGACGGTTGAAAAATTGTGACAGTCttcaaaccgtcactaaaaagcattTTCCTTGATggtttttggaaaccgtcactaaagacagatgatattttttttacgttcgaatggagggcaaatttacgttcgaacatcacatatacgttcaaacattgtGGCTACTAATGTGCAAATGTGAATTGTTTTGGCACCGACATTCTAATGCTAGTAATTAATTgtcgaacgttaattgtaaatttaaattaaatatgactctaatttaaaaattatgtgatttttatagtgcataatttatgaacaagtctaaaaaattattatatatatttatatactcgcaatttgtaaaatataattatatatttatatatataaatatatttatgtttatatgtatttgaagtgcagttatttagtattaaaattgaaaaatctaacattaaagaagattgagaattgaaattaaaaaaaaatagatatattaaataatattattccttacatatattaaatgtaaaatacaaaatatgatagaatttcgtaAACAACCCTTAGACGAACGTGTTGTTCTCGAAATTTGTACTTCGTATCTCCTCAATCAAGCTATCTACCTTCTTGTTGATGATACCTACATGATGGGCTATATCGGTGGCAGATTCCTCTACAGTCACGATTTGTCGATCGTTAGCTGCCATCTCTCGCATATATACTCGTCAGCTGTTAACTACAACTCCTCAAACCAGGCCCGGGCTGCATCAGAGGAATTAGATCCGCTATAAGGGGTGGCTGACGTCAAGGATACCCCATCttctgtccaatgctacgtcaaTGCATGCTCATGTCGAGGGGGATCATTTGATCTGTGACCCATGATTCAGCTAGAGTGGCACTCTCTGAGCAAGTAATAGCCGACTGATGATGACACTATATGAGTGGTtgtccgtggagacgatgctcgtcTGGTAATAAATCATCTCAAAGATGCGCAGTGGCAAATCAatgggatctccacgtgccacttgtATAAAAAACTATGCCCGAGTTTGACTAAATGTGGTCTTATGTGCCATAGGATCCAGGTTTGTTACAACAATAAGCTGCAATATGCAGAAGAAATGTAGCAAATGTATTTGATTGAATGCATTCTTCCTCTCGATTTGCATGCTATCTCTTcaggtgaggatgtagaaatccttgTCTCGGTCATAATCCCGAGCCTCACGGTCAGTACCCTCAGGCTCTAACCGATTTGCATCTCTGGTATCATATACTAGCTCAAATGGGCCAGAAGATGAttcagaagtgcctacatctgtATTGAGTGTGCCTTGTGCAGATGTAGATGTGCAAACCAAGGTTGTGTCGCCAGTCTGAGAGTCAGTTGTAGTCGATGTCTCAACTACTTGAGAAATCCCGAGGAGCTTGGCAATGAGATCCAGTGAAATCTCAAACGAAACAcagcgtacagtcacggtgtgagatgATGCGTCCTGAGACATGGAGCACACCGCCATATAGAACTCccgaaccattgaggggtatacattccccctcaatgtgcagatatttcctcAGTCTCTACTGATGAAGACATCTCTGaggttcgtctgctcccatTTGAGCTCGTAGAACTTATTGATCAGGACCTCTTGCTCCACCATAACAGTACAAGCCCCGATTCGAACAGTGTCCTCAGTGACTCTTTCCCTCCCTCATTTCCTGGTATGCAAAGAATGTGTcatatcctaaaaatagaaaaggaaaaaaaattatcagtacTATTGATGCAtcttttgtattaattttaaactgttctgcattaacgttcaaatataatataacatatgttcgaacattttatctaaatgtTCGTACGTATGtgtttaacgttcaaacataacaATTAAAGTTCAAACGTATAATATACGCGTTCGAACGTATAGGCCATAATGACTAAGAATTTTGAAATGcgtgtacgttcgaatgttatgcCTTCCACATTCAAACATAtgtgttttacgttcgaacgtaaaatattGACTTCTGTAACATGGAACAGATAAATTGAAAAGTAggacattcgaacgttaacattcaacgttcgaatgtaaatgcCACGGAAAGTAATgttcaaatttacaaaatatatgt is a window from the Juglans regia cultivar Chandler chromosome 7, Walnut 2.0, whole genome shotgun sequence genome containing:
- the LOC108982336 gene encoding crocetin glucosyltransferase, chloroplastic-like: MSHNFTDLAYLATRLQYSQTQTPHAQAPPPTTTTMEKYRHVLLVTFPAQGHINPGLQFAKRLIRLGAHVTLATSVSAYRRMTKTPTPQGLSFATFSDGYDDGFKPGTDDAEHYMSAIKRSGSKTLTDLIVSSTNEGRPFQYLVYTLLLPWAGNVAHELHLPSALLWIQPATVLDIYYYYFNGYGDDIRKKGTDPSYSLQLPGLPLLSSRDLPSFLLDSNTYTFALPSFQEQIEALEKESNPTVLVNTFDALEPEALRVIEKFNLTAVGPLIPSAFLDGKDPSDKAFGGDLFQGSKEYYIEWLNSKPNSSVIYVSFGSISTLAKQQMEEMARGLLDCGRPFLWVIRAKENGEEEKEEERLSCREELEQKGMIVPWCSQVEVLSHPSLACFVTHCGWNSSLESLVSGVPVVAFPQWTDQGTNAKLIEDVWKTGLRVTANKDGIVESDEIKRCLELVAGGGERGEEMRRNAKKWKELAREAAKEGGSSHKNLKAFVEEIGGCCS